AGGTCGTCGATTGCGTATCCGGCGGCGCGTTCCACCACGTCCAACGACAAGATGTCGGCCCCCACTGAACCGAGCGCAACGGCGAGCGACCCCAGACTGCCTGGTCGGTCGACCAACTCGATGCGCAACAGATACGAAGGCACGGCCAACACTGTTGCACAGCGAGGCGCGGGCGGCATTTCGGCCGGTGCGCTGGACGGCCTTGGCGCGCGAGCGTGCAGCCGGCTGCACGGTGGGCGACGCACGTGAAGCCAGCTTCACAGTCGCGGCACGTTAGGCTTTTCGCTCGTGTCCCAGATCTCCCGCGACGAGGTGGCCCACCTGGCCCGGCTGGCCCGGCTGGCATTGACCGAGACCGAGCTGGACAGTTTCGTCGGCCAGCTCGACGCCATCCTGAGCCACGTCAGCCAGATTCAGGCCGTCGACGTGACCGGTGTCGAAGCCACCGACAACCCCCTCAAGGACGTCAACGTCACCC
This genomic stretch from Mycobacterium paragordonae harbors:
- the gatC gene encoding Asp-tRNA(Asn)/Glu-tRNA(Gln) amidotransferase subunit GatC, translated to MSQISRDEVAHLARLARLALTETELDSFVGQLDAILSHVSQIQAVDVTGVEATDNPLKDVNVTRPDETQPCLTQQQALAAAPEAVDGRFAVPQILGESQ